In Brachypodium distachyon strain Bd21 chromosome 2, Brachypodium_distachyon_v3.0, whole genome shotgun sequence, one genomic interval encodes:
- the LOC100836322 gene encoding cell division cycle protein 123 homolog — protein sequence MVLLEELLRCQIQEWYPAFRRHTIPTAILPLPPAFLRYLAGKTAYPNPDASNSDSEGFLPFLLPALASGRTPFPPIDAHLPDPVSLLDRDNSDFFFGYPDCDYDEDHADPLRPAFPELEAAVDAAIADLGGAALPKLNWSAPKDAAFMAADGTARCACFAEVAMLLRSSDCVAHDLVSARSSCQDFVRRPPKDVRPNAQPNDEENSDGAGSKSGAGENCSDGGEQSALDDAPEEDAGHESDEETWVDDGFQYYLALRKWYPGLRPESEFRCFVKGRSLVGVSQRDPSAYYPSLPGWSAEVQPRIEDFFDDVVEPQFASENYTFDVYVRADGRVKLIDFNPWGGYTLPLMFTWEELEQKQAGDELEFRVVMQQGAVRPGLMTAVPYDMLDWGEGSGWDVFLKKADSELNRQLASLDGDS from the coding sequence AtggtgctgctggaggagcTGCTCCGGTGCCAGATCCAGGAGTGGTACCCAGCCTTCCGCCGCCACACGATCCCCACCGCCATCCTGCCGCTCCCGCCCGCCTTCCTCCGCTACCTCGCCGGCAAGACCGCCTACCCGAACCCGGACGCCTCGAACTCGGACTCGGAAGGGTTTCTCCCTTTCCTCCTCCCCGCGCTCGCCTCCGGCCGCACCCCGTTCCCCCCCATCGACGCGCACCTCCCGGAccccgtctccctcctcgacCGCGACAACTCCGACTTCTTCTTCGGCTACCCCGACTGCGACTACGACGAGGACCACGCCGACCCGCTCAGGCCCGCCTTCCCGGAGCTCGaggccgccgtcgacgccgccatcgcggacctcggcggcgccgcgctgCCCAAGCTCAACTGGAGCGCGCCCAAGGACGCCGCCTTCATGGCCGCCGACGGCACAGCCAGGTGCGCCTGCTTCGCCGAGGTCGCCATGCTGCTCCGCTCCTCCGACTGCGTCGCGCACGACCTTGTCTCCGCTCGCTCCTCCTGCCAGGACTTCGTGCGGCGCCCCCCGAAGGATGTTCGACCGAATGCTCAACCGAATGACGAAGAGAATTCCGACGGTGCTGGTTCCAAGAGTGGTGCCGGGGAGAATTGCAGCGACGGAGGTGAGCAAAGTGCCCTAGATGATGCGCCGGAAGAGGATGCTGGACATGAAAGTGATGAGGAAACTTGGGTGGATGATGGGTTCCAGTACTATCTCGCACTCCGCAAATGGTACCCAGGCCTCCGCCCTGAGTCGGAGTTCCGTTGCTTTGTCAAGGGGCGAAGCCTGGTCGGCGTGTCGCAGAGGGACCCATCAGCTTACTACCCTTCGCTTCCTGGGTGGAGCGCTGAGGTGCAGCCCAGGATCGAGGATTTCTTTGATGATGTGGTTGAGCCACAGTTTGCTTCAGAGAATTATACGTTTGATGTGTATGTGAGAGCAGATGGCCGCGTGAAGCTGATTGATTTCAACCCTTGGGGTGGCTACACCTTGCCACTCATGTTTACATGGGAGGAGCTTGAGCAGAAGCAGGCAGGGGACGAGCTGGAGTTTAGAGTGGTAATGCAGCAGGGTGCGGTGAGGCCAGGACTAATGACTGCTGTGCCGTATGATATGCTGGATTGGGGGGAAGGGAGTGGCTGGGATGTGTTTCTGAAGAAGGCTGACAGTGAGCTCAACAGACAGTTGGCATCATTAGATGGGGATTCGTAA
- the LOC100838081 gene encoding protein MOTHER of FT and TFL1 homolog 2, with protein MSRFVDPLVVGRVIGEVVDLFVPSVAMAVAYGPKDISNGCHIKPSMAAAQPLVRISGRRNDLYTLVMTDPDAPSPSDPTMREYLHWIVVNIPGGTDATKGDTVVPYMGPAPPVGIHRYVLVLFEQKTRAVDGMTAAPADRAYFSTRAFAAAHDLGLPVAVVYFNSQKEPAHNRRR; from the exons ATGTCTCGTTTCGTTGATCCGCTGGTGGTGGGGCGGGTGATCGGGGAAGTGGTGGACTTGTTCGTGCCGTCGGTGGCCATGGCTGTGGCCTACGGGCCAAAGGACATCAGCAACGGCTGCCACATCAAgccctccatggccgccgcccagcCGCTCGTGCGCATCTCCGGCCGCCGCAACGACCTCTACACCCTC GTGATGACGGATCCGGACGCGCCTAGCCCTAGCGACCCGACCATGAGGGAGTATCTCCACTG GATAGTGGTTAACATACCCGGCGGAACCGACGCGACTAAAG GTGATACGGTGGTGCCATACATGGGCCCAGCGCCGCCGGTGGGGATCCACCGGTACGTGCTGGTGCTGTTCGAGCAGAAGACGCGCGCCGTCGACGGCATGACGGCGGCGCCCGCCGACCGGGCCTACTTCAGCACCCGGGCCTTCGCCGCGGCCCACGACCTCGGCCtccccgtcgccgtcgtctACTTCAACTCCCAGAAGGAGCCCGCGCACAACCGCCGCCGCTAA
- the LOC104582459 gene encoding uncharacterized protein LOC104582459 codes for MADMTLLPVAGGVEGGGLQDGVGSKKKKTMKSLYLTFFEAASDGKTRTCKLCGKSYCLTTATGNLGKHLNNRHPGYAQLADLQGNDPTQSTISSMFARNKKPHAPIRARTQVQQPQSQAQVQVQAQAKAGAQPRAKPAVDVDYVNWLLLRWFISSSFPPCALEDSTFVDSCKYLNPSVRLWPKEKAQEITLQVFKSMKDDVKASLQHVRSRFSIALEFWTSYEQIVYMSVKCHWIDENWVSQKVLLDVCRIQYQCTGSEILRVLLTVLQEFNIGSKILACTHNNSQHAIHACHELSLELESRKLPFCYIPCAARTLGTIIEDGLKNVKTVLSKIREFILEINSNQEMMEDFKHWTEVYQEGSWKLPFDHSANWNGNYNMLDVVKKTPNAMDNTVKKFDDIFGPRDWVLSAEEKSVVNSLHSYLEPFYKTTMNLCTCKLPTLGLVFFFMDHVFELINVCHDSSHQKLFENIARDMSKTARDFTSQAYNIYTFAAAILDPRIKGELIPETLNSTSNLEDARDHFVRDYSTIFQGTGNGYSTQDSTEDGGAFSFAEEIIRKRRRVSMSTAADELTQYLAEPPAPISTDALEWWRGHSSRYPRLSLMARDFLAIQGTSLDPEELFTSKGESIHKQQYCLPLSSMQATMCIKSWMQSGYQFSFQSTIIDFERLVESATAPDAVDGPECS; via the exons ATGGCTGACATGACTCTCTTGCCtgtcgccggcggcgtggagggaggagGGCTGCAAGACGGGGTCGggtccaagaagaagaagaccatgAAGTCGCTCTACCTGACATTCTTCGAGGCCGCCTCCGACGGCAAGACACGCACCTGCAAGCTCTGCGGCAAGAGCTACTGCCtcaccaccgccaccg GGAATCTGGGAAAACATCTGAATAACCGGCACCCTGGTTATGCCCAGCTCGCTGATCTGCAGGGTAACGATCCTACGCAAAGTACCATTTCCAGCATGTTTGCTCGGAACAAGAAACCTCATGCTCCGATCCGCGCTCGAACCCAAGTGCAGCAGCCGCAGTCTCAAGCCCAAGTTCAGGTCCAAGCTCAAGCGAAAGCTGGTGCTCAACCGAGAGCGAAGCCGGCGGTTGACGTGGACTATGTCAACTGGTTGCTTCTAAGGTGGTTCATCAGCTCCTCCTTCCCGCCTTGTGCCCTTGAGGATAGCACGTTCGTCGACAGTTGCAAGTACCTGAACCCGTCTGTCAGGCTTTGGCCGAAAGAGAAGGCTCAGGAGATTACTCTTCAGGTTTTTAAAAGCATGAAGGATGATGTCAAGGCGTCTCTGCAACATGTCAGGTCCCGGTTTTCCATTGCGCTTGAGTTCTGGACTTCCTACGAGCAGATAGTATATATGTCTGTCAAGTGCCACTGGATTGATGAAAATTGGGTCTCGCAGAAAGTTCTGCTTGATGTGTGCCGGATTCAGTACCAATGCACCGGCTCCGAGATTTTGCGAGTTCTGTTGACTGTCTTGCAGGAATTTAACATTGGTTCGAAAATCCTTGCTTGCACACATAATAACAGCCAACATGCAATCCATGCCTGTCATGAGCTCAGCCTGGAGCTTGAGTCCCGTAAGCTCCCCTTCTGTTACATCCCCTGTGCTGCAAGGACTCTAGGGACTATCATAGAAGATGGCCTGAAAAATGTGAAGACAGTCTTGTCCAAGATCCGCGAGTTTATTCTTGAGATCAATTCGAACCAGGAGATGATGGAGGATTTTAAGCACTGGACTGAGGTTTATCAAGAGGGATCATGGAAACTGCCATTTGATCATTCGGCTAATTGGAATGGCAACTACAATATGCTTGATGTAGTAAAGAAG ACCCCTAATGCAATGGATAACACCGTCAAGAAGTTTGATGACATCTTTGGACCGAGGGACTGGGTTCTTAGTGCCGAGGAGAAGTCAGTGGTCAATTCATTGCACTCATACCTTGAGCCATTCTATAAAACTACAATGAACCTTTGTACTTGCAAATTACCAACGCTTGgtcttgttttcttcttcatggACCATGTCTTTGAGTTGATCAATGTCTGTCATGACAGCAGCCACCAGAAATTGTTTGAGAACATTGCCAGAGACATGTCCAAGACAGCTCGTGACTTCACATCTCAAGCTTACAACATCTACACCTTCGCAGCTGCAATTCTTGATCCAAGGATAAAAGGAGAGCTCATCCCTGAGACTCTCAACTCCACGAGCAACTTGGAGGATGCAAGGGACCATTTCGTCAGAGACTACAGTACCATCTTTCAAGGTACTGGAAATGGCTACAGCACCCAAGACAGCACCGAGGATGGTGGCGCATTCTCCTTTGCTGAAGAGATTATTCGTAAACGCCGTCGTGTGAGCATGAGCACTGCTGCCGATGAGCTTACTCAGTACCTTGCGGAGCCCCCTGCACCAATTTCCACTGATGCTCTTGAATGGTGGAGGGGGCATTCCTCCCGTTATCCACGGCTATCCTTGATGGCACGTGACTTTTTGGCAATCCAAGGGACCTCATTGGACCCTGAAGAACTGTTCACAAGCAAAGGGGAGAGCATCCACAAGCAGCAGTACTGTCTTCCTCTTAGTAGCATGCAGGCTACAATGTGTATAAAATCATGGATGCAAAGTGGGTATCAGTTCAGTTTTCAGTCGACCATTATTGACTTCGAGAGATTAGTCGAATCTGCTACAGCTCCTGATGCTGTAGATGGTCCGGAGTGTTCTTGA
- the LOC100836628 gene encoding extensin: protein MARRVQQQQLVVFFFFFFAVAAMGDDGGEKCTGGCGNPCGIPCTYSSPPPPVPEPVYYPPPPVYSPPPPAPVYSPPPAPIEYPPPTPTANCPPPPYGGGYEPTPTTPSGGYNPSPSGGGGYNPTPSGGWFSPPNMPSYLTPPGTLYPQDPGFRPNDAPGSRGRLSWRAAALAAMAGVLLLAS from the coding sequence atggcgcggcgggtgcagcagcagcagctcgtcgtcttcttcttcttcttcttcgcggTGGCGGCCATgggggacgacggcggcgagaagTGCACGGGAGGGTGCGGGAACCCGTGCGGCATCCCGTGCACATACtccagcccgccgccgccggtgccggagccggTCTACTACCCGCCGCCACCCGTCTACTCGCCCCCGCCCCCGGCGCCGGTCTACTCccccccgccggcgccaaTCGAGtacccgccgccgacgcccacCGCCAACTGCCCCCCGCCTCCCTACGGCGGAGGGTACGAGCCCACGCCGACCACCCCTAGCGGAGGGTACAACCCGagccccagcggcggcggcgggtatAATCCGACGCCGTCCGGGGGGTGGTTCTCGCCGCCCAACATGCCGTCGTACCTcaccccgccgggcacgctcTACCCGCAGGACCCTGGCTTCCGCCCCAACGACGCACCTGGATCACGCGGCCGCCTCtcatggcgcgcggcggctttggcggccatggccggagTCCTGCTGCTGGCTTCGTGA
- the LOC104582460 gene encoding uncharacterized protein LOC104582460, whose translation MARLLLCSFVSLHAGSGAAAAPLVQVVLVALVVAAAVVSLCTSRAHAKRWRRTTTEAPLSKPAEDDCGCEIEAGRSGRKQRLGASLSGIGGRAAAAAVAKMASWRKKDDCRQSPAGSEEEDGDDENEVEAAVWRKGIIMGDKCRPLQFSGHIAFDSHGNPLKVAGDSRAKN comes from the coding sequence atggcgcggctcctcctctgctccttcgtctccctccacgccggcagcggagcggcggcggcgcccctgGTGCAGGTCGTGCTGGTCGCGctcgtggtggcggcggcggtcgtgTCGCTCTGCACCAGCCGCGCGCACGCCAAGCGGTGGAggcggacgacgacggagGCGCCGCTCTCGAAGCCGGCTGAGGACGACTGCGGCTGCGAAATTGAGGCTGGGAGAAGCGGGCGGAAGCAGCGGCTGGGCGCTAGCCTGAGCGGGATCGgcggcagggcggcggcggcggcggtggcgaagaTGGCGtcgtggaggaagaaggacgACTGCAGGCAGTCTCCCGCCggcagcgaggaagaagacggcgacgacgagaaTGAGGTGGAGGCAGCGGTGTGGAGGAAGGGCATCATCATGGGGGACAAGTGCCGCCCGCTCCAGTTCTCCGGCCACATCGCCTTCGACTCCCACGGCAACCCGCTGAAGGTTGCCGGCGACAGCCGCGCCAAGAATTAG
- the LOC100836013 gene encoding transcription factor BHLH094, which yields MASRHATTREPHLRTMYDDEPSMSLELFGYHGVVVDGDDDGDTATDLPQLTFVDNFKGGCGSADYYGWAYSASGGASGACSSSSSSVLSFEQAGGAGHQLAYNAGTGDDDCALWMDGMADQHDTAKFGFMDPGMSDVSLEIQESSMKPPAKMAQKRACQGGETQAAAKKQCGGSKKSKAKAAPAKDPQSAVAKVRRERISERLKVLQDLVPNGTKVDMVTMLEKAITYVKFLQLQVKVLATDDFWPVQGGKAPELSQVKDALDAILSSQNQS from the exons ATGGCAAGCAGGCACGCCACTACACGGGAGCCACACCTCCGGACCATGTACGACGACGAGCCATCCATGTCCCTCGAGCTCTTCGGCTACCatggcgtcgtcgtcgacggtgACGACGATGGCGACACCGCCACCGACCTTCCCCAGCTCACCTTTGTTGACAACTTCAAAGGCGGGTGTGGGTCGGCCGACTACTACGGCTGGGCGTACAGCGCCTCCGGTGGTGCGTCAGGCGcctgctccagctccagctcgtCGGTGCTCAGCTTTGAGCAGGCGGGTGGTGCCGGTCATCAGCTGGCTTATAACGCCGGCACAGGTGACGATGACTGCGCGCTCTGGATGGACGGCATGGCTGACCAGCATGACACAGCCAAGTTTGGGTTCATGGACCCAGGCATGTCTGATGTCAGCCTAGAAATCCAGGAGAGCAGCATGAAACCGCCGGCCAAGATGGCACAGAAGCGTGCTTGCCAG GGTGGTGAGACGCAAGCAGCGGCGAAGAAGCAGTGTGGAGGAAGCAAGAAGAGCAAGGCAAAAGCTGCCCCTGCCAAGGATCCTCAAAGCGCCGTTGCAAAG GTCCGAAGAGAGCGCATCAGCGAGAGGCTCAAAGTTCTGCAGGATCTCGTGCCCAATGGCACAAAG GTTGACATGGTCACCATGCTCGAAAAGGCAATCACCTATGTCAAGTTCCTGCAGCTGCAAGTCAAG GTATTGGCGACTGATGACTTCTGGCCGGTGCAAGGAGGGAAAGCTCCGGAGCTCTCCCAAGTGAAGGACGCTCTGGACGCGATCCTGTCTTCCCAGAATCAATCCTAg